A stretch of DNA from Acipenser ruthenus chromosome 21, fAciRut3.2 maternal haplotype, whole genome shotgun sequence:
aaataacaacaacaacaacatcaacacaGAATGACAGGTAAGAGAAAGTGATATATTTTACGACCAAAACAAGCTCCCTAATAGAAGTGCAAGACATCTGTCGTTGGGCCAGCTGAAACTGCGttactttttagttttttgtggTGCACCATATGGCAACCATGTAGTTAAGATACAGTTTTGCTATTGAGATCTCCATGCTATAACTATAGCCGGTTTAGCAGTTCCAGAACGTAGGGGTGCTGCATGGTGTAACGCTGTACCGCAGTGTTCATATGGGGTTACAGTAATATAATTCATATTTGTATAGTACAGTAAAATGCGATTGATGTCAGTTTCATTAAGACTTAGCCACCACAGTCTATGCTTGTCACAGAACGTCTCATAGTTAAAACTGTCGCGTTATTTTTAATATCAGCTGGACCACAACTATAATAAGTTGACGTTTATTTGGACGGTGTCTTTTCTGTACAGCTCACCCTTTGATCTCGCTCATAGACTGCGGTGTGCTGTTATTTTAACACAGTTAATCATCTGTGCGGATTGTTTTCACGTTACTCAGTATCTAGGTGCAGTACTGTATTAGTTAATGTGTGTAACTGGCtggtattaaaacaaatgtagagACCATTTCCAGTATGTATTTGTGGTGAGCTTTCTGTAGTAGCGCCTGTATTTGAACGACATATAGCAACAAATAACACTACAGAAAAGCAGCTGGAGCCGGTCAAGTTGAAAGCAAACACATAAGAAAAAACAGGGCCAGGGTCCCATGCCTAGTGtagtaataagaagaagaagaagaagaagacgttTCCCTTGATAAATCCTTCAATTGCTAAACGAATCAGGTGTCAGCACCATGACAAAGTAGAAATATAGGGAttgtaacaaaatattaaaatcacaGGTATTATAAGGAAGACatatttatatttgaatgtagttTGATACATGAATCAAGAATGTTCAAGATATTCTATTCACAACTTGTTAGATCATTAGATTGTATTTatgtcagttaaaaaaaagttaataaataaatatgattttttttttttttctaataactaTGTGCAAAGAACACATACATAGCTAGGGTGTACATGGCTTCCATTATATCTCCATTGTTGAgactaataacactatgtaacacaatttttgttcctgggtagtaagtgttatttcctaattgcttatgcctcaaaagtatagaaaatggctattattccccacaaactttgcttttgtgaccaggacagtgatattttgaaatttacctaatttccaatgagaaaacgggcaaatttgtgtcttttcgttcacataaagtcagaaaaaaacaacatatgaatccaaattaacatgtatttatactaaagtaatacaaaaatgactacaaaagatttagaagtgagtagtttttcgagatttacgattatactgtaaatcactttcacgaatcagcccccaaatgtagtctcccatcatgttctcgttatactgtccttggtagcggcattcaaagtccagtatatcctggtggaagcgctcgccttgctcctccgagtacgctcccatgttctccttgaatttatcaagaggagcatcaaggatatggactttaagGGACATcgtacagcccattgtgccgtagttcttcaccagagtctcaaccagctccacatagttttcggccttgtgattgcccaggaagccccgaaccactgcgacaaagctgttccaagccgctttctccttactagtgagcttcttggggaattcattgcactccaggatcttctttatctgtggtccgacgaagacaccggctttgacctttgcctcagacagcttagggaagaagtcttgaaggtacttgaaggctgccgactccttatctagagctctgacaaattgtttcataaagcACAATTTGATgggcagtggtggcatcagcaccttccgggggtccaccagtggctcccacttgacgttgttcctccccacagagaactcagtccgcttggaagggtccatcatgcagaagtagcagttgcttgagtggtcagtgggttcccgccaaattcttcggatagcgaacttcatggctctcttttcccctctgtaccaccctacaaaaatacatttatttcacccatgactaatgtgtaagagattctcgcaacatttttcatatatgatatattttttcaataacattgaaaattgtaaaacattttaaaattaaaaacttttacaatttaaaaaatgttaacaaattttataacataaaattccgagcaacaattgtccatcttaccttccagagtttttttgcagtgctcgcaggtgaaatgaggtgcccagggtttgtcttgatccacgacaggcatgccgaaatatgccttgtatgcctcacacatcttagcagatgcttccactgagaacttttttgctcttgtcttgataaattggccgcagacatagcaaaatgcgtctgccggatgcttgcagcctcttgatgccatctcagaaaaatgcagatatgtatccacttaggcagctggaactaaactgaactggtgggcttaaggcccctgtatttatactactatttatattactggaaagttctagaaagttctagaagttactccaagtttactcagcactgaatctatctggaatgttctggaaaataggtaaatttcaaaatatcactgtcctggtcacaaaagcaaagtttgtggggaataatagccattttctatacttttgaggcataagcaattaggaaataacacttactacccaggaacaaaaaaaaaaaaaaaaattgttacacagtgtaatactAGCAGCAGAAGTTAAGTCTGACCATTTATAGTAACGGCACACCAGGCTATCCTGAGAGTTTTCCCAGAGACTGTAATGTACACAAGCTAAAAATAAGAAAACGGAATTGCTATCTGTTCCTCTGAAGTCCTTCATCACAATCCGGGCTTGAGAAAGATCCGTGCCCTTTAGTTTTTCATCAGTAATGCCCTGTCCGGCAGAACAAATCCAACGTAAATTATACACAGCTTTATTGGCTAAACTAATAAGTGTGTTTCCAActgttacattttacaaaagtagACCCAAACACCTTAACATCTCTTACGGACTCAAGTTTGTTATTTAATTTTGCAACGTGTGGTTTTCCCTTTTCACAAGTCGGAGCATGTCAGTGCTGTAatagtgtggtttgtttcctagATGTCCAACTGAAAGTACCTGTCATTCGGCAGCTGTATCACTGGGACTGTGGGCTGGCTTGTTCCAGGATGGTTTTGAAGTAAGTATTTCAACTGTTCTTGTTTCGTTAGGGTAGCAGAGATAATGTCGTCTTACCTGGAATCTGTTTATAGGGTCcacacagaattacatttacaaaagaaCTGCAACTGTGAGACCCAAAGATGCCAATAATGAACACGAAAACCCTTGAAAACATGCTGAGACAGGTTTTACTTGAAACTGCTGCCACATGTACAATACCCTTCAGCAACTGAGAATACTTTTTTGTGCAAGTTGGGCTGTGTGTGTAATCAGATTCTCTCTTGATACCTTGAGCTTGGACAGGAAACAGTGTGGTAATAAGTTTTGTAGCCCCAGCAAAATGAAAGGGATTCCTGAGATTGCTGTAGACATAAGGTAGAACTGAAGACAGAGGACAACATGTTACACCTTTTAAAGAAAGCAATGTAAAATCagaatttggggggggggtgggggtcctCAGTCAGGATGCCTAATGTCATGGGTGGGAGTCCTGAGCTGAGGTAGTTTGGGAGCCCCTGTTGTCCATGGCAGCCACCACCATCAACTTGCACAGGTACCTGCATCCAGTGAGTGAGGAAGAGTTCCAGAATGCCTGCTGGGAGCTCAAGTTGACGGAGAGCGTGTGGACGATCGACCTGGCCTATCTGATGTGCCAGCTGGGGGTGAGGCAGAGGTTCTGTACCCAGACCCTGGGCGTGGACAAGGGCTATCGAAACCAGGCGAGTGGGTCACCAACAGCCTTCGGTCTTTGTTAATTTGATAGTAGTGTggagtggggcagcagtgtggagtggtggttagggcttttggctcttgaccggagggttgtgggttcagtccctggtaggggacactgctgctgtacccttgagcaaggtactttacctagattgatccagtaaaagcccaactgtataaatgggtaattgtatgtaaaaaaaaaataatgtgatatcttgtaacaattgtaagtcgccctggataagggcgtctgctaagaaataaataataataataataataataataatagtgctaaCCAGATGTGATGTTTGattgaatcactagtatagggaattgggggacatgctgtaggagcgttataacCGGGAGCACTGTATACATTATTCAGCATTGTAGCAAAACATTTAGATACATCTTCTCCAAACAGTGTGATTGATTGGAAACCAGGTGGTGATGTGTTTCTGATTAGTGATATCGTCTGAGTTCAGCTTGTACGTGTGTGTTGGGTATTTGATTATCTCTCTGTTTACACCTCTAGTCGTTTTATAAGAAGCATTTCAGTACTGAAGAGGACAGAGTCAATGAGCTGTTTGCCAAAGCCGAAGCCAACGGTGTAGTGGTGGAGAAACGGTATGAAACATTTTATTAGTTACTcagcatttttcttttaatataaatatgctgttattaggactgaagtcattgtattatgtgtcttgctcttaattgtactgtactcGTAGTGTAAGTcatcctgggtaagggcgtctgccaagaaataaataatagtaaatagatttatttatttatttatttattggttttgaACACGTCATGgtcattttatttatctttaacaGTGGCAGATCCTAATACTACCACCCTAAACCCTCTTTCCACATATTATCATTCTATGTATAACTAAGCCAATAAATTGCAGCTGAAGTGAAAGCAATTAATATTTAGTGAAACAACAGCAGTATTTAGATATATTGCTGTTTAGGTCCTTACCCATTCAACACTTAACAATGAGCTAAGCCCATTGAATAACATGTTCCCTGTGTCATGATTCAGCATTCTCACTGTTGCTGCCTCCTTTACATACAAAAATGAATTGAATGTTACCATTCCTAATTCCTGTGTGCTCTCGTCTCGCCCAGTTCTGTAACTATTCAGGAGATCCAGAATCACCTGGCTCAAGGACACGTGGCGATTGTGCTGGTGAACGCGGTCCTGCTGGTCTGTGACCTCTGCTCGACCCCTGTCAAGTACTGCTGCTTCCTTCCTGTCGGCCAGAAGTGCTTCTGCAGGAAGCCGGACTATCAGGGGCACTTTGTGGTGGTCTGCGGCTTCAACAGGGCCACAGGCTGCATCTTCTACAACAACCCTGCCTACTCTGACCGTGAGTTATCCATTCAGACAGCAAAGAGCACTGGTTTGCAAAACCTTGTCCAGGACAGAGGCAATCAATTAGAATTTTATTTGTAGACAACAGCCCTGTGGCCATAATGAAACATAACAGATCCAGCCAGCTGCACACAATGTAAAACATGTGCAATGCTGAGATGTTCTTTGAGGCTGATTTGCTACAGAGGTCGGCAAATAGAAGGCTTTATTTCAGTTCTCAAGATTCAGTTCTTATGACTTTCAAAGAGCTATGTTTACAGTATTCTTGCTGTCTGGGATATTCTCCCCCCATTAGCGGATCCAAATTAGACTAATCTGTATTATCAGAAGTACCACATTTGGGAGAAAAGCACAGGTCTCATTTCATGG
This window harbors:
- the LOC131699060 gene encoding protein GUCD1-like, which translates into the protein MTDVQLKVPVIRQLYHWDCGLACSRMVLKYLHPVSEEEFQNACWELKLTESVWTIDLAYLMCQLGVRQRFCTQTLGVDKGYRNQSFYKKHFSTEEDRVNELFAKAEANGVVVEKRSVTIQEIQNHLAQGHVAIVLVNAVLLVCDLCSTPVKYCCFLPVGQKCFCRKPDYQGHFVVVCGFNRATGCIFYNNPAYSDRVCSTSTSTFEEARMSYGTDQDILFVYKES